Proteins encoded within one genomic window of Streptomyces kaniharaensis:
- the purU gene encoding formyltetrahydrofolate deformylase, whose translation MEQQSASAQYVLTLSCPDKQGIVHAVSSYLFMTGCNIIDSQQFGDADSGLFFMRVHFSAAEPVSADKLRASFAAIGASFGMDWQIHPTEEKMRIILMVSKFGHCLNDLLFRSRIGALPVEIAAVVSNHTDFQDLTEGYGIPFHHIPVTKDTKAEAERRLLDLVAEENVELVVLARYMQVLSDDLCKALSGRVINIHHSFLPSFKGAKPYHQAHARGVKLIGATAHYVTADLDEGPIIEQEVARVTHDTTPDQLVALGRDVECQALARAVKWHSEHRVLLNGSRTVVFA comes from the coding sequence GTGGAGCAGCAGTCGGCCAGTGCCCAGTACGTTCTCACGCTGTCCTGCCCCGACAAGCAGGGCATCGTCCACGCCGTGTCCAGCTACCTCTTCATGACCGGCTGCAACATCATCGACAGCCAGCAGTTCGGGGACGCCGACAGTGGTCTGTTCTTCATGCGGGTGCACTTCTCCGCCGCCGAGCCGGTGAGCGCGGACAAGCTGCGGGCCAGCTTCGCCGCGATCGGCGCCTCGTTCGGGATGGACTGGCAGATCCACCCGACCGAGGAGAAGATGCGGATCATCCTCATGGTCAGCAAGTTCGGGCACTGCCTGAACGATCTGCTGTTCCGCAGCCGGATCGGCGCGCTGCCGGTGGAGATCGCCGCGGTGGTCTCCAACCACACCGACTTCCAGGACCTCACCGAGGGCTACGGCATCCCCTTCCACCACATCCCGGTGACCAAGGACACCAAGGCCGAGGCCGAGCGGCGGCTGCTGGACCTGGTGGCCGAGGAGAACGTCGAACTCGTCGTGCTGGCCCGCTACATGCAGGTGCTCTCGGACGACCTGTGCAAGGCGCTGTCCGGCCGGGTGATCAACATCCACCACTCCTTCCTGCCGAGCTTCAAGGGCGCCAAGCCGTACCACCAGGCGCACGCGCGCGGCGTGAAGCTGATCGGCGCCACCGCGCACTACGTCACCGCGGACCTCGACGAGGGCCCGATCATCGAGCAGGAGGTGGCCCGGGTGACCCACGACACCACCCCGGACCAGCTGGTCGCGCTCGGCCGGGACGTCGAGTGCCAGGCGCTGGCCCGCGCGGTGAAGTGGCACAGCGAGCACCGGGTGCTGCTCAACGGCAGCCGGACGGTCGTCTTCGCCTGA
- a CDS encoding ABC transporter substrate-binding protein gives MTSRRGSFQPQHQVGRRRRPIAAAVCAAALLPALLSASACGGAADASTGADDLTVMTWAPAGTGSADRPGMTALAEAIGRDINLKGGLNGRRLRVLTCNEHNTAEGAKACAQQAADAGAIAVLGSYSQYGDDFMPVLERAGIPLIGGYGLSQPEFSSPLSYPVDGGMPALIGGSGRQLVEAGCRSVALVRPDTPAGDNLLGYLANALKPAGIKLLDVKAPEKSSDYSAVVRKAIGRDDPGNCITSALAAEPTGTMLDSYRRLGPKNTRIASVIGSVQQSVVDSTGGDGGPLAGAYVTSWYPPESAKVWDGLRAVVRADTTGGRTIDVSDPGVQTTWVSYEVFRAVSDKLAAAGRQITAKTVSGLLDSGEGVDVGLTPPLNWGTTNMLPSTESPRLVNTWVTYQVVKNGRMTLQQPGFVDVRWVLTGGKPPA, from the coding sequence ATGACCAGCCGAAGGGGCTCGTTCCAGCCTCAGCACCAGGTCGGGCGGCGCCGCCGCCCGATCGCCGCGGCCGTCTGCGCCGCGGCCCTGCTCCCCGCCCTCCTCTCGGCCTCCGCGTGCGGCGGAGCGGCCGACGCCTCCACCGGCGCCGACGACCTCACCGTGATGACCTGGGCCCCGGCCGGCACCGGCTCGGCCGACCGGCCCGGAATGACCGCGCTCGCCGAGGCGATCGGCCGGGACATCAACCTCAAGGGCGGATTAAACGGGCGCCGGCTGCGGGTGCTCACCTGCAACGAGCACAACACCGCCGAGGGCGCCAAGGCCTGCGCGCAGCAGGCGGCGGACGCGGGCGCCATCGCGGTGCTCGGCTCCTACAGCCAGTACGGCGACGACTTCATGCCCGTGCTGGAGCGCGCCGGCATCCCCTTGATCGGCGGGTACGGGCTCTCCCAGCCCGAGTTCAGCAGCCCGCTGTCCTACCCGGTGGACGGCGGCATGCCGGCGCTGATCGGCGGCAGCGGCCGGCAGCTGGTGGAGGCCGGCTGCCGGAGCGTCGCGCTGGTCCGCCCGGACACCCCTGCCGGCGACAACCTGCTCGGCTACCTGGCCAACGCGCTCAAGCCGGCCGGGATCAAGCTGCTCGACGTCAAGGCGCCCGAGAAGTCCAGCGACTACTCCGCGGTGGTCCGCAAGGCGATCGGCAGGGACGACCCGGGCAACTGCATCACCAGCGCGCTCGCCGCCGAGCCGACCGGCACCATGCTGGACTCCTACCGGCGGCTGGGGCCGAAGAACACCCGGATCGCCTCGGTGATCGGCAGCGTGCAGCAGTCGGTCGTCGACTCCACCGGCGGCGACGGCGGCCCGCTGGCCGGCGCCTACGTCACCAGCTGGTACCCGCCGGAGTCGGCGAAGGTGTGGGACGGGCTGCGCGCCGTGGTGCGCGCCGACACCACCGGCGGCAGGACCATCGACGTCTCCGATCCCGGCGTGCAGACCACCTGGGTCTCGTACGAGGTGTTCCGCGCGGTCTCCGACAAGCTGGCCGCGGCCGGCAGGCAGATCACCGCGAAGACGGTGTCCGGGCTGCTGGACAGCGGCGAGGGCGTCGACGTCGGCCTCACGCCGCCGCTGAACTGGGGCACCACCAACATGCTGCCGAGCACCGAGTCGCCGCGGCTGGTGAACACCTGGGTCACCTACCAGGTGGTGAAGAACGGGCGGATGACCTTGCAGCAGCCCGGCTTCGTGGACGTCCGCTGGGTGCTCACCGGGGGCAAGCCGCC
- a CDS encoding zf-HC2 domain-containing protein — translation MTTTEEQHDALRSLLGAWALGACPRAEADGLEQHLRACPACAEEAARLREAAGWLAVDEPLDQPGSLRQQVLDWCLARRPAELAVPAWGLPYTAETAKLDALLCDLGPEEWQEVAELPWHGGTEYLRPAEVLCHLAAVDGYLALALGLPDPVPTDPVPTGPVLTGPVLTGPVSEDPVPRQGGRFAGIAGRTARLAADQAGRAPQSVRARWRRQTQELVRAAAALDPQGSTPVDYGFATVPLRDAFLDRAFECYVHGEDVARAVAYPYDPPAPQHLRQMVDVAVRILPQILAGRRSARADRPAAAPTGAPAAPPADGRPGRRLRLVIDGPAAGEWLIPLDGPEDDGPPGGEPVASMVLDGLEFCQLAAAHRDPDRLPVGEHGDRAAIREVLHALPLLSRP, via the coding sequence GTGACGACCACCGAGGAGCAGCACGACGCCCTGCGCTCGCTGCTCGGCGCCTGGGCCCTCGGCGCCTGCCCGCGCGCCGAGGCCGACGGTCTGGAACAGCACCTGCGCGCCTGCCCGGCGTGCGCCGAGGAGGCCGCCCGGCTGCGCGAGGCGGCCGGCTGGCTCGCCGTCGACGAACCGCTCGACCAGCCCGGCTCGCTGCGCCAGCAGGTGCTCGACTGGTGCCTCGCCCGCCGCCCGGCCGAACTGGCCGTCCCCGCCTGGGGCTTGCCGTACACCGCGGAGACCGCCAAGCTCGACGCGCTGCTGTGCGACCTCGGCCCGGAGGAGTGGCAGGAGGTCGCCGAACTCCCGTGGCACGGCGGCACCGAGTACCTGCGCCCGGCCGAGGTGCTGTGCCATCTCGCCGCCGTGGACGGCTATCTGGCGCTCGCCCTCGGCCTGCCCGATCCGGTGCCAACCGATCCTGTGCCAACCGGCCCGGTACTGACCGGCCCTGTCCTGACCGGCCCGGTGTCGGAAGACCCGGTGCCGCGGCAGGGCGGCCGGTTCGCCGGGATCGCCGGGCGCACCGCCCGGCTCGCCGCCGACCAGGCCGGCCGGGCACCGCAGTCGGTGCGCGCCCGCTGGCGGCGGCAGACCCAGGAGCTCGTCCGGGCCGCCGCCGCGCTGGACCCGCAGGGCAGCACCCCGGTCGACTACGGCTTCGCCACCGTCCCGCTGCGCGACGCCTTCCTGGACCGCGCCTTCGAGTGCTACGTGCACGGCGAGGACGTGGCCCGCGCTGTCGCCTACCCGTACGACCCGCCCGCGCCCCAGCACCTGCGGCAGATGGTGGACGTGGCGGTCCGGATACTCCCGCAGATCCTGGCCGGCCGGCGGTCCGCCCGGGCGGACCGTCCCGCCGCGGCGCCGACCGGGGCGCCCGCGGCACCGCCCGCGGACGGGCGACCGGGCCGGCGGCTGCGGCTGGTGATCGACGGTCCGGCGGCCGGCGAGTGGCTGATCCCCCTGGACGGGCCCGAGGACGACGGCCCTCCGGGCGGAGAGCCGGTGGCCTCGATGGTGCTGGACGGACTGGAGTTCTGCCAGCTGGCCGCAGCGCATCGCGACCCGGACCGGCTGCCGGTCGGCGAGCACGGCGACCGGGCCGCGATCCGCGAGGTGCTGCACGCGCTGCCGCTGCTGTCCCGGCCGTAA
- a CDS encoding SCO4402 family protein, whose protein sequence is MPLNDLPWWRWRARLRSALHMLSDPGFQQETWLSGREGYGDVTDAVYRLVEDTWLDRWSAEKYVGTIFRDSAEAALVDVAVLRVVSLLHEVGADAPASAYLGHPGWPEAVRAAREAHVALAVSDGDDPDAAPRSLDVLRILTSV, encoded by the coding sequence ATGCCGCTCAACGACCTGCCCTGGTGGCGCTGGCGAGCCCGACTGCGCTCGGCGCTCCACATGCTGTCCGACCCCGGCTTCCAGCAGGAGACCTGGCTCTCCGGCCGGGAGGGGTACGGAGACGTGACCGACGCCGTCTACCGGCTGGTCGAGGACACCTGGCTGGACCGCTGGTCGGCCGAGAAGTACGTGGGCACGATCTTCCGCGACTCGGCCGAGGCCGCGCTGGTGGACGTCGCCGTGCTGCGGGTGGTCAGCCTGCTGCACGAGGTCGGCGCGGACGCCCCGGCCTCCGCGTACCTCGGCCACCCCGGCTGGCCGGAGGCCGTCCGGGCCGCCCGCGAGGCCCACGTCGCGCTGGCGGTGAGCGACGGCGACGACCCGGACGCCGCGCCCAGGTCACTGGACGTGCTGCGCATCCTCACCTCCGTCTGA